The Lepidochelys kempii isolate rLepKem1 chromosome 5, rLepKem1.hap2, whole genome shotgun sequence genome window below encodes:
- the SERF1B gene encoding small EDRK-rich factor 1 — protein sequence MARGNQRELARQKNLKKTQEVLKGKRKEDSLSASQRKQRDSEIMQQKQKAANEKKTLQAEAK from the exons ATGGCCC GTGGGAACCAGCGTGAACTTGCCCGCCAGAAAAATCTGAAGAAAACCCAGGAGGTCCTCAAGGGGAAAAGGAAAGAGGATAGTTTGTCTGCGTCTCAGAGAAAACAAAG AGACTCTGAAATCATGCAGCAAAAGCAGAAAGCAGCTAATGAGAAGAAGACTCTGCAGGCAGAAGCAAAATAA
- the LOC140911394 gene encoding survival of motor neuron protein-like isoform X1, which yields MAGHAGAETVLFKRGAGQSDDSDIWDDTALIKAYDRAVASFKNALKNGECSEPSDKQEQCSGTKRKNNKKNRSRKKSNAAPLKQWKVGDACSAVWSEDGNVYLATIASIDQKRGTCVAVYTGYGNREEHNLSDLLLPNTVEKENKEQNAGENENETQYSTDESEKSSQSPGNKYNSTKLKSSHWNSHFPPPPPPGLGRSGPKFSGPPPFLSSCPPPFPTGPPLIPPPPPMGPDSPEDEEALGSMLIAWYMSGYHTGYYLGLKQSRMEAALERGPHPK from the exons ATGGCAGGCCACGCCGGGGCCGAGACGGTGCTGTTTAAACGCGGCGCCGGGCAG AGCGACGATTCGGACATCTGGGATGACACCGCCCTGATAAAGGCGTACGACAGAGCGGTGGCGTCGTTTAAG AATGCTCTAAAGAATGGTGAGTGTTCAGAGCCTTCAGACAAACAAGAACAATGCTCAGGgacaaagagaaaaaataataaaaagaacagaagtaggAAGAAAAGCAACGCAGCACCATTGAAGCAG TGGAAAGTTGGTGATGCCTGTAGTGCAGTTTGGTCTGAGGATGGCAATGTGTACCTAGCAACTATTGCCTCGATTGATCAGAAGAGAGGGACCTGTGTTGCTGTTTACACTGGGTATGGAAATAGGGAAGAGCACAATCTATCTGATCTGCTTCTTCCAAACACcgttgaaaaagaaaacaaggaacagAATGCCGGGGAG AATGAAAATGAGACTCAGTATTCAACAGATGAAAGTGAAAAGTCCTCCCAGTCACCTGGAAACAAATACAACTCTACAAAATTAAAATCCTCTCACTGGAACTCCCATTTTCCACCTCCTCCACCACCAGGCCTGGGAAGG TCTGGACCAAAATTTAGTGGACCACCACCTTTCTTATCAAGCTGCCCCCCACCATTCCCAACAGGACCACCG TTgattcctcctccaccacccatgGGTCCAGATTCTCCTGAAGATGAGGAAGCTTTGGGAAGTATGTTAATAGCCTGGTATATGAGTGGTTATCACACCGGCTACTATCTG GGTTTAAAACAGAGCCGTATGGAAGCTGCCTTGGAGAGAGGTCCTCACCCTAAATAA
- the LOC140911394 gene encoding survival of motor neuron protein-like isoform X2: MAGHAGAETVLFKRGAGQSDDSDIWDDTALIKAYDRAVASFKNALKNGECSEPSDKQEQCSGTKRKNNKKNRSRKKSNAAPLKQWKVGDACSAVWSEDGNVYLATIASIDQKRGTCVAVYTGYGNREEHNLSDLLLPNTVEKENKEQNAGESGPKFSGPPPFLSSCPPPFPTGPPLIPPPPPMGPDSPEDEEALGSMLIAWYMSGYHTGYYLGLKQSRMEAALERGPHPK; this comes from the exons ATGGCAGGCCACGCCGGGGCCGAGACGGTGCTGTTTAAACGCGGCGCCGGGCAG AGCGACGATTCGGACATCTGGGATGACACCGCCCTGATAAAGGCGTACGACAGAGCGGTGGCGTCGTTTAAG AATGCTCTAAAGAATGGTGAGTGTTCAGAGCCTTCAGACAAACAAGAACAATGCTCAGGgacaaagagaaaaaataataaaaagaacagaagtaggAAGAAAAGCAACGCAGCACCATTGAAGCAG TGGAAAGTTGGTGATGCCTGTAGTGCAGTTTGGTCTGAGGATGGCAATGTGTACCTAGCAACTATTGCCTCGATTGATCAGAAGAGAGGGACCTGTGTTGCTGTTTACACTGGGTATGGAAATAGGGAAGAGCACAATCTATCTGATCTGCTTCTTCCAAACACcgttgaaaaagaaaacaaggaacagAATGCCGGGGAG TCTGGACCAAAATTTAGTGGACCACCACCTTTCTTATCAAGCTGCCCCCCACCATTCCCAACAGGACCACCG TTgattcctcctccaccacccatgGGTCCAGATTCTCCTGAAGATGAGGAAGCTTTGGGAAGTATGTTAATAGCCTGGTATATGAGTGGTTATCACACCGGCTACTATCTG GGTTTAAAACAGAGCCGTATGGAAGCTGCCTTGGAGAGAGGTCCTCACCCTAAATAA